GCCGCTGACCAAGGACGCCGTCGCCGGCCGGATCCGCCGCCTGCTGGCGATGGCCGACAAGCGCGCCCAGGACCTGGGCATTCCCGGTACGGAGTCCAACCTCACCGAGGAGCTCGCCGAGGGCATGGTCGGCTGACCGCACCCTCCTCATCCGTCCTTCCCGCCCCCGGTGCCGCGCGCGCACCGGGGGCGGTCGCGCACGGCCGGACGCCGGGCCGAAAGCGCTCATCTGAGAAGCATCGAGCGCGTTTTGTCAATGTCACGTACGTCTCGTATAGGGGGTAGGGTCGGAGGCGGTCGGGGACATCCCATACAGCTCGCCGGTAACTGCGCCGGCGTACCAACGAGGAGATCGGTTCGTGACGATCCGCGTAGGCATCAACGGATTCGGCCGCATTGGTCGCAACTACTTCCGCGCGCTCCTGGAGCAGGGTGCGGACATCGAGATCGTCGGTGTCAACGACCTGACCGACAACGCCACCCTGGTCCACCTGCTGAAGTACGACACCATTCTGGGTCGCCTCAAGCAGGACGTCAGCCACACCGACGACACCATCACGGTCGGCAACCAGACCTTCAAGACGATGGCGGAGCGCGACCCGGCGAACCTCCCCTGGGGCGAGCTCGGCGCCGACATCGTCGTCGAGTCGACCGGCATCTTCACCAAGCGCGAGGACGCCGCGAAGCACCTCGCCGCCGGCGCCAAGAAGGTCCTGATCTCCGCGCCCGCCAAGGACGAGGACATCACGATCGTGATGGGCGTCAACAACGACAAGTACGACGCCGCCAAGCACCACGTCATCTCCAACGCCTCCTGCACCACCAACTGTGTGGCGCCGATGGCGAAGGTCCTCGACGAGAACTTCGGCATCGTCAAGGGCCT
The sequence above is a segment of the Streptomyces lydicus genome. Coding sequences within it:
- the gap gene encoding type I glyceraldehyde-3-phosphate dehydrogenase produces the protein MTIRVGINGFGRIGRNYFRALLEQGADIEIVGVNDLTDNATLVHLLKYDTILGRLKQDVSHTDDTITVGNQTFKTMAERDPANLPWGELGADIVVESTGIFTKREDAAKHLAAGAKKVLISAPAKDEDITIVMGVNNDKYDAAKHHVISNASCTTNCVAPMAKVLDENFGIVKGLMTTVHAYTNDQRILDFPHKDLRRARAAAENIIPTSTGAAKATALVLPQLKGKLDGIAMRVPVPTGSVTDLVLELDREVSKDEINAAFQKAAEGQLKGILEYTEDPIVSSDIVNWPASCTFDSSLTMAQGKQVKVVGWYDNEWGYSNRLVDLTTFVGGQL